One Chryseobacterium indoltheticum DNA segment encodes these proteins:
- a CDS encoding deoxyhypusine synthase family protein: MSKPITEFIEKYYLHFNAAALVDASKGYVAHLKEGGKMMITLAGAMSTAELGKILAEMIRQDKVDFISCTGANLEEDLMNLVAHSHYERVPHYRDLTAQDEWDLLERGLNRVTDTCIPEEEAFRRLQKHIVEIWKDAEAKGERYFPHEFMYKMILSGVLEQYYEIPRENSWMIAAAEKNLPIVVPGWEDSTMGNIFASYCIKGELTATTMKSGIEYMTYLADWYTKNSAGKGVGFFQIGGGIAGDFPICVVPMLYQDMEMHDIPFWSYFCQISDSTTSYGSYSGAVPNEKITWGKLDITTPKFIVESDATICAPLMFSYILEN; encoded by the coding sequence ATGAGCAAACCGATTACTGAGTTCATAGAAAAATATTATCTGCACTTCAATGCAGCAGCTTTGGTAGACGCATCAAAAGGATATGTTGCCCACCTGAAAGAAGGCGGGAAAATGATGATTACTTTGGCCGGAGCAATGTCTACCGCTGAATTAGGAAAAATTTTGGCTGAAATGATCCGTCAGGATAAAGTTGATTTTATTTCTTGTACAGGGGCAAACCTTGAAGAAGATTTGATGAATCTTGTAGCGCATTCTCATTACGAAAGAGTTCCTCATTACAGAGATTTGACGGCTCAGGACGAGTGGGATTTGTTGGAAAGAGGCTTAAACAGAGTGACAGATACTTGTATTCCTGAAGAAGAGGCTTTCAGAAGATTACAAAAGCATATTGTAGAAATCTGGAAAGATGCTGAAGCTAAAGGTGAAAGATATTTTCCGCATGAATTTATGTACAAAATGATTCTTTCAGGAGTTTTGGAGCAGTATTACGAGATCCCAAGAGAAAATTCTTGGATGATTGCAGCAGCTGAGAAAAACCTTCCGATTGTCGTTCCGGGATGGGAAGATTCTACCATGGGTAATATTTTCGCTTCTTACTGCATTAAAGGTGAATTGACGGCTACAACAATGAAATCGGGTATCGAATATATGACGTATCTGGCAGATTGGTACACTAAAAACTCAGCAGGAAAAGGGGTTGGTTTCTTCCAAATTGGTGGAGGTATCGCAGGAGATTTCCCAATTTGTGTAGTGCCGATGCTGTATCAGGATATGGAGATGCATGATATTCCGTTTTGGTCATATTTCTGTCAGATTTCAGATTCTACTACTTCTTACGGTTCTTATTCAGGAGCTGTTCCAAACGAGAAGATCACTTGGGGGAAACTGGATATCACCACACCGAAATTTATCGTTGAAAGTGATGCTACGATCTGTGCACCATTGATGTTCTCTTACATTTTAGAAAACTAA
- a CDS encoding DUF389 domain-containing protein: MFDSLFNFINLHNGEDKKEKVLENVISNISFRGANLWILACAIIIASIGLNVNSTAVIIGAMLISPLMGPIVGAGFALGTYNFPLLKKSIKNLLIATVVSLTVSTFYFYVSPFKDVQSELLSRTAPNIYDVMIAFFGGLVGIIAITRVEKGNPIPGVAIATALMPPLCTAGFGLATSNFSYFFGAFYLYIINCFFICIATFFVVKYLKYPSVIIDSKYEKRIRYGISTLIVVMIVPSFYLAYNLYNEKKFTKSVEEFINSEFNSKGYILIYKKISYNTFPKKIDLAFLNQKLSKREIVSYNKLLEEKGLSDTELTIRQNDSDLKSEILRELDKQESSVSEKDVIISKLNNELGKYRVEDPKLIKEMKILFPEVENISLGKVEQYPDTDSTTIQLVLLFKDNENKPVETAKLQNWLSTRLNSKNIQVLKLKEDSKKDN; encoded by the coding sequence ATGTTTGATAGCTTATTCAACTTTATTAATCTTCATAACGGTGAAGATAAAAAAGAAAAGGTTCTTGAAAATGTAATTTCTAATATTTCATTTAGAGGTGCCAACCTGTGGATTCTGGCTTGTGCTATTATAATTGCATCAATAGGACTAAATGTGAATTCTACAGCAGTAATCATCGGAGCGATGCTTATTTCCCCTTTGATGGGGCCTATCGTGGGAGCTGGTTTTGCACTTGGGACTTACAATTTTCCTTTATTGAAGAAATCGATTAAGAATCTTCTTATTGCTACTGTAGTAAGTCTTACGGTTTCTACGTTTTATTTTTATGTCAGCCCGTTCAAAGATGTTCAGTCAGAATTACTATCACGAACTGCTCCCAATATTTATGATGTAATGATCGCTTTTTTTGGAGGTTTGGTAGGAATTATCGCCATAACAAGGGTTGAGAAAGGGAATCCGATTCCCGGTGTAGCTATTGCAACAGCTTTGATGCCGCCATTGTGTACAGCTGGTTTTGGGTTGGCTACTTCTAATTTTTCCTATTTTTTTGGAGCATTCTATCTATATATTATCAACTGCTTCTTTATCTGTATTGCCACTTTTTTTGTAGTTAAATATCTCAAATATCCTTCTGTTATTATCGATAGTAAATATGAAAAAAGGATCCGTTACGGAATCTCAACGCTGATCGTAGTAATGATTGTTCCGAGTTTTTATCTGGCATATAATCTTTATAATGAGAAAAAATTTACAAAATCTGTTGAAGAATTCATCAATTCTGAATTTAATTCTAAAGGATACATATTGATATATAAGAAGATTAGTTATAATACTTTTCCCAAAAAAATTGATCTTGCTTTTCTAAATCAGAAATTATCGAAGAGGGAAATTGTGAGTTACAACAAATTGCTTGAGGAAAAAGGTTTATCAGATACCGAACTCACAATTAGACAAAATGACAGCGATCTAAAATCTGAAATTTTGAGGGAACTCGATAAACAGGAATCTTCTGTTTCTGAAAAAGATGTGATCATCAGCAAACTCAATAACGAACTTGGGAAATACAGAGTAGAAGATCCTAAGCTCATTAAAGAAATGAAAATTCTTTTCCCGGAGGTGGAGAATATTTCTTTGGGTAAAGTGGAGCAATATCCGGATACTGACAGTACAACAATTCAACTGGTTTTATTGTTTAAAGACAATGAAAATAAGCCTGTAGAAACAGCTAAACTTCAAAATTGGCTTTCAACGAGACTTAATAGTAAAAATATTCAGGTTTTGAAACTTAAAGAAGACTCAAAAAAAGACAATTAG
- a CDS encoding AMP-binding protein, which yields MLLDFNNLEINNLHPETDFEKKVIFFLKEWFSESKTVKVQTSGSTGTPKIIEIEKEKMLNSAKMTCNFLDLKKGDTALVCLPIEYISGKMMVVRAITRKLKLIISDPSLKPLENLNESIDFCAMTPLQIENSLHKIHFIKNLIIGGAAVSESLKSKILQALQHSHSPTHIYETYGMSETLSHIALKKTYPIQDQYFNVFDDIEISTDERNCLKIYAPQLNSEILQTNDLVEIKNTNQFRFLGRIDNVINSGGAKIFPEQLEALVKKEIANEVVFLGVKDESLGQKLILIVEGFESENLKSQISNLKFEKSFHKPKEIIFVEEIPRTPNGKVNRLELKSIFDI from the coding sequence ATGCTGCTCGACTTCAATAATCTCGAAATTAATAATTTACATCCCGAAACCGATTTCGAGAAAAAAGTAATTTTTTTTCTCAAAGAATGGTTCTCCGAATCTAAAACTGTAAAAGTACAGACTTCAGGTTCTACAGGCACCCCAAAGATTATTGAGATTGAAAAAGAAAAAATGCTTAATTCGGCAAAAATGACGTGCAATTTTTTAGACTTAAAAAAAGGAGACACTGCTTTGGTTTGTTTGCCTATAGAATATATTTCAGGGAAAATGATGGTTGTGCGAGCAATTACCCGAAAGCTGAAACTCATTATTTCAGACCCTTCTTTAAAACCATTGGAAAATTTAAATGAAAGTATTGACTTCTGTGCAATGACTCCTTTACAGATTGAAAATTCGCTACATAAAATTCATTTCATAAAAAATCTGATTATTGGGGGAGCTGCCGTTTCGGAAAGTTTAAAAAGTAAAATACTACAAGCTCTTCAACACTCACACTCTCCTACTCATATTTATGAGACGTATGGAATGTCTGAAACCCTTTCTCATATTGCTTTAAAGAAAACCTACCCTATTCAGGATCAATATTTCAATGTTTTTGATGATATTGAAATTTCGACGGACGAAAGAAATTGTCTGAAAATCTATGCGCCACAACTTAATTCGGAAATATTGCAGACGAATGATTTGGTGGAAATAAAAAACACAAATCAGTTTAGGTTTTTAGGTAGAATTGATAACGTGATTAATTCCGGAGGTGCAAAAATATTCCCAGAACAGCTTGAAGCTTTAGTAAAGAAAGAAATTGCAAATGAAGTCGTATTTTTAGGAGTAAAAGATGAGAGTTTGGGACAGAAATTGATTTTAATTGTTGAAGGATTCGAAAGCGAAAATCTCAAATCTCAAATCTCAAATCTCAAATTTGAAAAATCTTTTCATAAGCCGAAAGAGATTATTTTTGTGGAAGAAATCCCCAGAACACCGAACGGAAAAGTAAATCGTCTGGAATTAAAAAGTATTTTTGATATTTAG
- the arfB gene encoding alternative ribosome rescue aminoacyl-tRNA hydrolase ArfB gives MKDFSKELTYKTSRSSGAGGQNVNKVETAVTVTWKVSDSEFFNDRQKDLISEKLKNRINLEGFLFLTVSESRTQLQNKKIATEKILELVDKALIIPKFRTKTKPTRSSVEKRIEQKKQHSSKKENRRFKF, from the coding sequence ATGAAAGATTTTTCCAAAGAACTGACTTACAAAACTTCACGAAGCAGCGGTGCAGGCGGACAAAACGTGAATAAAGTAGAAACTGCTGTTACGGTTACCTGGAAAGTTTCAGATTCTGAATTTTTCAATGATAGGCAGAAAGATCTGATCTCGGAGAAACTGAAAAACAGAATAAATCTGGAAGGATTTTTATTTTTAACGGTTTCCGAAAGCCGAACGCAACTTCAAAATAAGAAAATTGCCACAGAGAAAATCTTAGAATTGGTGGATAAGGCTTTAATTATTCCAAAATTCAGGACAAAAACAAAACCTACAAGATCTTCGGTGGAGAAAAGGATTGAACAGAAAAAACAACATTCCAGTAAAAAGGAAAACCGACGTTTTAAATTTTAG